CGTCTTGCGGACTGCCGGCGGTTCATACACCATTTCAACAATTGATACACTATTCATTACGCGCTCAAACAGCAAACGAAAACAAAAGACCGATTCCCCTGCCGTGACCTCAGCAATGAAGCAAGTATTACTGATATGGACAGAATCCAATCCCTCGACGATGGAAAAGGATTATTTGCTGCTGAATGCTCTCGAAAGATGCGGCGTCAAAGCACACGCGCTGGGATTCTGTCACAGCGAATCGAACAGGCGCTATTTCGAGAAAACTTACGCAAAAGGCGCTCTTTATTCCTACAGTTTTGGCAGCAAACGGGCGCTGTACCAGGGCGGCAACTACATTGAAAAGCTGTATAGCAATTTGTATCTCTTTTTCTGGTTCTCAGCGAGGCTGTACAAGTTTCTGCGCGCCCGACCCACGTCCGCTATCATAATCCCGCCAAATCCCCTCGAGCTGACTTTGCCCGTCATGGTTCTGGGAAAATTGTTCGGCGTGTGCGTGGTGCCGAACATCATGGAATATGAACCGGCACTCCCGTCCTTCCACAGGAAGAAGAGCATTTTTTCGCGCTGGTCATGGGCGCTCGTCACGAAATTCTCGGATGCCTATATTGTGATCAGCGGTTTCCTTGAAGATAAAATGCGACAGCTCTCCCGGAAACCGTCGTTCCGTCTGCCCGCCATGTTGCCGCCGCAAACGGACGACATCAGAAGTGATGTCCCTGACTGTGCGCACACAACGTCAGGGGCTCCGGCGGGCGGTGTCCCCTTGCTCATTTTTACCAGCAGCCAGGCATATGCTGATTTACTCGGCTTCTGCATCGACGCACTATCGCGGCTTCACGACAGGAATTTTCATTTAGTCATTACCGGAGAATATTCCGTTAATGCCCGGAATCTGTGGATGACAAAAGCCGGAGAACTGGGCCTTGAAGGAAAAATCAGCTTCAGCGGCTTTCTTTCGGATGAAGAAATGCGAACACTGCAAATACGCTCAACGGCGCTGTTAATGCCTCTGTTGGATAATGACAGACATCGCGCGAGATTCCCGCAAAAGATCCTTGGCTACATGCGCCTGGGTAAACCGGTAATAACAACGAAGGTCGGCGAATTGGATGAATATTTCCGGGATACGGATACAGTCTTGATGGATGAAAGCGTTACAGCGCAGGGATACTCTGAAAAAATCCGTTTTCTGCTGGATCATCCGGATCACGCGGCTGACATAGGGATTCGAGGCTCACGCTATGTCGAATCCAGGTTCAATGAATTGGTATTGGGAAAACAGCTGGCCGGCTTCCTGGCCGGTCTGGGTGCCTAGCAATACGCCGGCGGGTATTTTCCCAATCCGACCTTGCCCTCCCCCATTCCCGGCAGGCAACCCTCGCGACGCACCGCACCGGGACAAGAACCGCGCGATGCAAGGCTAGTTGCGGTGCCGGTACGCTCCGATATCCCATGGCCCGGAATTATCCTGGTCCAGCGTAGATACATTACCGGTCCAAGACGCCGCCGGGTTCAGGATGGCAGCATAAGGCGCTCCCAGATTCGCGCCCGCCCCGATAGCGGGGGAATTCGAATTGGGCGCATAGTTTGCATCCAGATCCGGATCTGCGTTGACACTGTGGATATCGTAGCCCTGCGTCCGCCAACGCGCAAAACTGTAGTGAATCCTGTTGTTATGATCGTAGAATTCGCTGGCAGAATGGACCGGATGCCAGAAAAGATTGTGGTCTGAAACAAGCTTCTGGCCGGAAGCCCGGGTGAAAAGAATGGGGTGCCAGGCACCGTACATATTGTGCGCCACGATATTGTTCTTGAACGTGACAGTATTGGTCGAAGACAGTTGCGCACCATAGTCTGAGTTGTACACCAGGGTATTATTGTAAACGGTGGTATCACTCGTTGGTTTTTTGATGTGCATCCCTGTTGCGTTGTGATGAGCCACATTCCCGATCACGAGCGTATTATTCGCGGTATTCGATACGACAATACCCGTGCCCGTATTGTTATACGCCAAATTGTACCGGACGACAGAATCGGTGGATGCTCCACCAAGATCTATTCCGTCCCCATTGTTGCCATGGGATTTGCAATACTGGACGACGCCTCCCGCAAGCCCTCCGACAGTAATCCCATCCAGGTTATTCGGCCCGTCAGTACCATTGCCGAAAGCGGTAACACGCTGCACCACAACCCCCCGAATGGGATTAAGCCCGGTAGAATCGGATACATGGATGCCCTGTTGCCCGTTGTTGCGGACAGTCACATCCTGAATCAGAAGATTGTCGGTATCGCCGGCGATCAGGCTCGTCACCGAAATACCTCGACCGGCACATCTGTGAATAACGGAGTCCTGGATCGTGAGATTGGCCGCATAGCCCACAATATCAATACAGGCCCAGCCGTCACGGTTGGTTACGATCACATTTTTTATGGTCCAGAAGTCAGCCGCTCCTCTTCGGGCTCCGGACACGATACGCAACAACACCGGGTATTTTCCGGTTCCATAGGCCGTTAACGTAATTACATTGTCTTTCTTCCCGGAATTGTGCAGGTATAGCGCGTCACGATCCCACGTTTCTCCGCGCTTGAAGTAGATATTGTCTCCCGGATAAAACGAGGTGGCGTTGAATTTTGCTTCCGTCTTCCACGGATTATCGGGGCTGGTCCCTGTGCCATTGTCATTACCAGAAGTAGCGTCGAAATAATAATCAGCTCCGAAACAAATCGAAGCAAGAGCGAGCCATAAAGCACTACTCCCGACCAGGATCTGTCGCATACATTTTGATTTCATGGAATATGCTTGGCTCTGCCAAAGTCATTTAACTACAATTTTTCTGAAAACGGCAGTTATAGAGTGACCATTAGGTTTGACTCTATCTATGATAAAAAACTGTATTTTAACGGGGATTAAACGGAGAATTCGCAAGGCAATCTTTTGAAAGATATTTTGTTTTGGTTCAATTAACCTATGCCTAAATGCTAAAAAGTGGCGTAATTTTACAGATAGGTATTCCCCTTTATTTTGTAACGCAATTGTGTCGTGCTTAAAACATAAAATATCAAGATTGAATATTCCCGCAACTTTTTTCAGCGACTTATCAGGCCAGTGCGATTGATGGTGCGGAGGGAGATTCAGCACGCTGTTCGCCATTTCTGACAAAAATGAGTCGGCGCTGGGCACGCTGATGATAAGTCGTCCGCCCGCCTTCAAACAATCTACCGCTGCTTTCAGAAAAGCAAACAGCTCGTTGCAGTCCACATGTTCCAAGACCTGAAAGGTACAGACCACATCATATTTATTGGCGTTGGATCTAGCGTGCTCTTGTATGGTTTGATTTATGATATGTACCCCTCCCTGTTCAGCAAGGGCCTTGGCATTGGCGCTGAACTCCAGTCCCGTATAACTTTTGCAGTTAATTTTTTTTGAGAAAGCCGCTTTTCCACATCCAATTTCCAATACGTCATCTTTCTCTGTTATGTATTCAGAGGCTATCTTGTACTCCTCCTTGTCATCCACATAGTACAAGTCGGTCTTTTGCAGAATATTATAAAAATTCTCATCGCCCGTTACTGAAGGAAAAAAGAATTTAAGATCACAATTATTACATTGGTAATATTGAATCTCACTTTGCTTGAACAGATAACTAAAATCGGCCTTGTATGCATTAACATAGAGGCCAACCAAATCATCAGCATTGATTGTCTCTATATTTTTTGCATCTTTTGCACCGCATAATGGACACTTGGTTGTATGCATGGATTAGACCTTAGATAGTATCTCTGCGCTCATGAACGGCATATAGCCGCTGTCCAGGCACCTTGCTTCGGTAAATTTGAGCTTCCCCTACAAATCCGTGCCACCTCAACTTCTGGAGTATTGCGATAGATCCTTCTTGATAACCTTTGCGGGATTTCCTGCCGCAATGCAGTTCGCAGGAATTGATTTCGATACCAGAGATTTCGCGCCAATTACAGAGTTATCACCTATGGATACACCTTTACATATAAATACATCTGCGCCAATCCATACATTATTTCCTATGTATACTGGCTTGGCCGGTATATCTACATCAGCACAGTTATAACGCCTGTTCTCCGGCTTTATAGGATGCATATCATTATCGGCAATAATCGTATTCGCACCCAACAATGTATTATCGCCAATTTTGACATGGCTTTTACAACATATTGCCCCACCGCTCATTCCGACATGGTTGCCAATTTCAATAAATGCCTCCGATGAATGAGTGGTAAGCACTATGCGATGATTTACACCTATGGCATTTCCTCTGCTAATTGAACGCAGAGTCGTAAAATCACCGATTATTATCTTGCTCCCTTTCCGAACAGAAAGAACAGGTATTCCATAACACATCACATCTTTTCCAAGCCGAGCCCCTGCGCTACGCAACCAATAGCAAGCTAACTCGCTACCAAGCGAGTCATATATCGATAACAATTTTCTAATGAATCTGTAAAACATCGTCTTTTAATACCGAGCACTGCCCTGTGAGCTTCAACCTCAATTCGGATTAATCATGAATATCCGTATAGCTGCGCAAGAGAGGTCATTGAACAGATCTTTCATGATTTTCGCGATCGAGAATATCCCGATATGCCGACAAAATACCATTGATAACTCTATTCCCATTAAATCGCTCCAGAGAAAATTTACGAGCCTCTTCTGACAAACGTAATGCAAGCGCGTCATCATCGAAGATCCTGCGGATAGCCATGGCCAGTGCGGCGCTATCTCCTTTCTGAAAGAATAATCCTGTTTTCAGATCGTTTATCAGTGAGGGAATCCCCCCCACATATGATGCTACGCAAGGAACTCCAACCAATTCAGCCTCGATCAGACTATTACAGGAATTTTCTATATATGAAGAAAGCACATAAACATGCGCATTTAGGAGCTCATTTATAATTTCATTCTCAGTTACTGGACCCAGGAATGCCACACAATCATCAAGCCCCATATCAGACACCATTGACCTTATATATTTTCCATACCCCTTGTCCGTAATATGGCCCCCTATCCTTAACTGAACATCCGGAACGTATTTACGCACTATACCAATAGCTTTTATAAGGCATGGAACACCTTTTGCGGGCATACTGCGAGCGGTCATATACACAGAATGTCTATTTACACCATCAATTGACCATCTTGACTCGTAAAAAGATGGGCGCATGATTTCCGGCACGTCGTAGTACTGGGCTGATATATTATGCTCTCTTAAATGACTGTAATCCCAAAGTGTTCTCCCTTCAAAATACTTGTTCTGTTTTATAATTTTAATCTCGTTTTTCGATCGCTTCGTTATGTCAATCTGATACAAGGCCTCATTCGGCATCAAAAACCTGTGCCGCCATTTTACGTCCCCCCAGACATCATCCTTTATCACGCTGATCAATCCCTGAAATTTTACCAGTACAGGCACATCAATTATGTCGCTGATCAAACCGTAGAAGTTCTCCGTGCCCCACACGTGTATCAGGTCGGGTTTGAAGTCCCTCACCGCCCGGACGCAATATGCCAGTTCCTTCTGGTAGCTGTATGGCTTGACCATATTAATGATCCCATTAAGCCGCGACCACACTCTGCTAAGCTTGCTTTTCTTCCTGGCAGGCAAAGGGTGGTCGGGAACAAGATAATATATGGAATTATCTTCCTCAAATCGTTCGAATTCCCGAATCTCATTTGAAGCCCATACAATGCCTATTTTCCCGATCATTTCACAATTGGCCATTGCATTCATGGTCGTTTTCATCCACCAGCCTGTACCCAGGGATTCCTTCTTCCCGAGACGCTTGTTGACGGCAGGGAATGGAGTGTTAACGAACCACAAAACGCGTATTGGAGAGTTTTTCGTGCGCATTGTTACAGTCAACGCCTACTGTTGATTTTTCCGGAACAGCCTTGCGAGCCGGTCTTTCGTCCCCTGATCGACCAAGCTGCTGTGTTTGACAAGAAAACCATAAAACGACAGGCCAATCAGCAATACACAGGCCAGATAGGCGGACGTCTCGATCCGAGTCGATGATGCCCCCCACGTTGTGTTCTTTAACGGAACAAATACCAGAAACATGGCAGCCGTAACGAGCAACATTAGCAGCCTGTCTCTTATCCAGAACGTGAAAGAAGAAGCGCCGATGATTCTGTTTGTTATGACGATTACCATCACCACGCTCGCTGCTTCGAACAGGACCAGATTCAACCCCGCTCCAAGAATATCGAAAGCCCTTATGAGGGCAGGAAGGAAAATGAGCACGAGAACGGTTTGGGCAAACCCGGTGATTGCCAGTATCTTTGACTTGCCCATGCCAAGCGCAAAGGTGGACGGAACCATGGTGGCGCTGCTGAGATAATAGCCGACAAAAAACAGTGCCATCAGCAACCAGCAATTATTGGCGATGTCTGCCCCGAGCCAGACATATAGTATGTCCCACGAATAAATGACGCCAAAACTATATAACGGCGCGCTGATAAGGCTTAACACCCGGTTCGCGCCCAGATAAAGTGACTTGATTCTTCCGGTTTCTTGCAATGCCTTTAATTCGCTGACGAATGGAAACATCACGGTGGTGGAACTTGCCAGCAGATTGTTCAATGACGATACGATCCGGGAAGCGATGTTGAAATAGGCAATTCCGGATGGCCCAATGTACATATTGATGAATATGGGAGGAAGCGCATTCAACGCCAACCGGTTTATTCTCCCCACGACTATCCACGATGCGAAATCGTATATTTCCCGAAGCAGTTCCCTGGACATGTCAAAACCAAGATGGAATGACGGAACCAGTCTTTTCACAATAAAATGCAGTATCGGCAGACTTGCCAGGTTAAGAATCAACCTCGCCACGATCATCCCTGCAATTCCATACCCAAGCCACAGGAGCAACAAGCTGACCAGGGAGGCTGTTATTTGAAACAACGACTCATAAACACTCGACACGCCATAGCGCTGCAACCCCATAAAGAGAGAGACATACACATTCCGGCACATCAGCGCGATAATATTTATTGCGGAATAGTAAAGCGCGTCCCTGGCCTCATTCAAAAAACCAGCTTCATCCTTAATAACGAATAAAGCCAAATTATCAACTGCCAGATAAATCGCCAGCCCCAGAAGGCTGGCTATCACGATTTGAAATCCCAGTGATGCCGTAATTAAAGAATTAATACCAGCGTGGTTATTCTCTGCTGCATATTTCGCGCTCATGCGGATCACAGCCGGGTCGATGCCAGCCTGAAGGATAGTCACCCAGCTGAATATCAGGAGCAGAAAGCTGTAGATTCCAAAACCGTCAATTCCCAGAAAATATATGTAGGCGGGAACAAACAGCACGCTGACAGCCATGTTTACAACCTGGCTGATCGTGTTGAAGCCGGCGTTTTTCAGGATCTTTTTTGGCACTGTAGGGCAGCTGTCAGAATTGGTGGCTCTTGCCTGCTGAAATTCTTTTTGTTCCTGCTGATAGCAACCAGGATGGAGAGCGGAAAATATAAAAAGAACGTGGCAAAGGATGATAAAACAGTAACATTTGAGAGCGCAAAGAACAGGTTGTGCGCCATGCAACAGAGGACCGCCACACCTATTTGATAGTTCTGGATGTCGCTTTTGTTTTCTGCCAGAAATCTTTTAATGAACCTGGCAGCTACAAACACCAGCGTCAGCCCAAGCAATAATCCAATCGAGCCATAGTAATATAGCCACTCCAGGAGCAGGTTATGCGGGGCGATTACCAGTTCATCCCGGGTGCTGAATGTCCCTCCCGTTGCTCTGGTGACGCGTTTTCTTTCTATTGCTTCACTTTGCAGCGGTTTTCCGATTACCGGGTTCTCCTCCATGGCGATCCGGGTAATTACAAATATCTGATCGTAACGCAGCTGGTAGGTTTCCTGGCTCGAATCAAACGTCGTTGACGCTCTTTCAAACAGCTTGGGCAGCAATGATGGTGATAAAATCATCGCCGCACCGGCACCCACTACAACCACCACCATTAATGCGGTAGCTTCTTTGACTGCCGACGTTTTATTGAAAAAAAACAGCGCAATAAGACCCAGCAATATCCCGATAAATCCGCTTCGATGGCCAACCATGATGAAGGTCATTATTACCAGGGCCTTCACGAAAAATGCAGCGGTCGATGACGATGCAAGCACGTGGTTCCTGCTCACTGCCAGGAAATAGAGCAGGCTTAGCATGGTCAGGAAACCTCCCGTCAGGATATGACTCGAAAATCCCTGTGTGGCAAAAGCATAGATGTGCAGCACAAAAATATATACCAGGAATATGATCAACAAATGATGAAGGTATCTGAGATCCGCTTTCCGTGTCACGAGCATCGGGATGAAGAACAAGAACGCGTAGGCAGTGGCATATTTCACCAGCATTCTGATACTCGTAATATCGTGATTGCTTTGCAGCAGCCACTTGAAAAAACTAAACGCAATAAAAAGGGCGAATATGATTTGTATGCCTCTGCCCTCATGCCGTCCGCTTGAAGACAAGCGGTTTTTCCGGGCAAAGAATCTGAAAAATACGTATATACATAAAAATATGAAACTGATATCCGCAATATACAAGGAAACCGGACCGATATTTACGGATGGCTTCACTTTATTAAAGTAAGCCGGAAAATATTCAATAAAGACTCCGATTATGAGGAGGCTATATGGGCTGAATATTCTTGATATCTTATTCATTGGCTCTTCACGGGAATATATTCAAAAACGCCGTCGTCGTCCCGTCACTTCACCCAGAAAAAACGCGCAGATGAAGAACGCCACGGTCCGAGCCCTGCGCGAACACAAGCAGCTGTTCGAGTTGAAGCATGCTGAACGGAAGCAGCTGAAATTTCTTCCGGGTACACGTAAATATCCACAATTCCTTGATAAAGACCCTGAATGGACCTTAGAACTGGTTGTTAAGGCTGTCTGGCCTGAGGTCGGGAGGATTTCGTTCAATCCAGCAACGGCGGGAGGACGAGATGAAAAACACAATACTGAAAACTACACCAAACGAGCGGTCGGAGGACCCGGATGGAACCTCCTGGGAGGTCAGTATTTCGTGAGCCATCTAAAACCTCTGTGATTCTTCTGATCCGCGGGGATTCATGGAATCCACCGGGTTCTCCCCGCCATCCAAATAACCTTCTTTCATAAGGTACAGGAAAATCTCCTGCGCTGCATGTGCCGGCGTGAGATTGGTCGTATCGATCTGAATTTCGGGGTTTTCCGGCGCCTCGTAGGGATCGCTGATGCCGGTAAATTCCGGGATGAGCCCCTTTCTGGCCTTCGCATACAACCCCTTGCGATCGCGCTTCTCGCAAATCTCAAGAGGAGTCGCAACATATATTTCGATAAACGCGCCATGTTGTTCGATGAGCTCGCGCACGGCCCGGCGTGTCGCCTTATATGGCGCAATGGGAGCGCAGATGGCGACACCGCGATTTTTGGTGATTTCACCGGCAACGAAGCCTATTCTGCGAACGTTAATATCGCGATGCTCTTTCGAGAACCCAAGTTCCCTGGAAAGATTATGGCGCACAACATCACCGTCCAGCAGCGTTACCGGCCTTCCACCCAGCTCGATAAATTTGGCGTAAAGAATTTTCGCCAAAGTCGATTTCCCGGAGCCCGACAAGCCGGTAAAAAACAGGGTGATACCCTGCTGACGACGGGGCGGATACACTTTTCGAAGCTCCGCAATCACATCGGGAAAGGAAAACCATGCCGGAATTTCCTGGTCATGCGCCAGATGGCTGGATAACTCTTTCTCCGTAAACACGACACCCTTTCTTCCTTCCCGCTCAATCCTCTCAACGGGAAGGAATTGATCGTCCTCGGGCACGTATTGCATCTCCCGGATCGGGATCATGCGAATGCCCAATTCATGTTGATGCTTTGCCACTATCTCCTGCGCCGCATAACGGGGATAGAAACGCTCGCCGCCCATGCGGATCTCGGGTGGAGCGGCATGTTCCGGTCCAATTATCAGATGTGAACATCCATAATTCTGCCTGACAATGGCATTAAGCAGCGCCTCGCGCGGGCCGGCCATGCGTACCGCCATGGGTAGCAACGAAAGTGCAGCCAGATTGTGCGGGTAGTGACGGCGTATCGCCTGATAGCAATGCACCCGCGCGTAGTAATGCAAATCACCGGGTTTGGTCATGCCGACAGCAGGATGCAACAGGATGTTCGCCTGCGCCTCCCTGGCCGCCCCCAGGGTGATGTCCCGATGCAGGCGATGCATGGGTTTGCTGGTGTTGAACGCCACCACGTGGTGCCATCCGTGCTTTTCGAACAAGTGGCGCAGTTCCCCGGGGGTATCGCGCAGCGTCTCGAAGTCATGGTGCATAGGCAACTGGATGCCTTCGATTTGACCGCCAACATAGTTTCCGTGGACCTGCTCAAATAGAAAACGCACGCCCGGGTGATTCAGGGATCCGGTTCCATACACGAGCTGCGCCTCGCGCTTCTTGTCGGGTTTCCACACGTCCGTAATGCGCAGCACAGCGAGCATGAAACCTTCAGGGTCGTTCAGCCCAAGACAGCCGCCGGCCTGGAGTTTTTCCGCGACAGGATCAGGGACATCCAGGGTAATGGGCATGGACCACAGCAAACCATCCGGCAGACGCATTTTCTCCAGCACGCTTTCATAGGCTTCCCGGTCCATGAATCCCCGCAACGGCGAGAAGGCACCGTTCATGAGCAGCTCCAGGTCGCAAAGCTGGCGCTGTGACAGCGTGATGGCGGGAAACTCCTGCGATTCCTGCTTGAGCAACACGGCGCGCTTCTCGTCCGCCAGGAGATTCTGGAGGATGCCACCGTATGGAGTGACAAGATGATCCATGCGCTGTTCCATTCAGACGTGCCAGGCGCTGTCGTGCTGAAAATAAATCTGCCCGACCTCTTCCAGGCACAGCGCCAGGGAATTTTCCCACGTGGGCATGGCCAGATCATATGTCTTGCGCAGCTTGTCCCCGTCGAGACGCGAATTCGCGGGGCGCTTTGCCGGCGTCGGATAACCGGAAGTCGGAATGGGAACCAGCTTCGGCCTGGCAGTCATCGCCTGGTCAGGCAATCCGTCGAGAATCCTCGCGGCGAACCCGTGCCAGGAGGTCCAGCCCTCCGGAACCGCGTGGTATACCCCGCTGGCATCGGATATGGACGTGGCCTGGCGGCACAGGGATGAAAAATGCTGCGCCACAATCTGCGACGTCACTTCTGCCAGCAAACGGGCCCAGGTCGGCGCCCCGATCTGGTCGTCAACTATCCTCAGTTCATTTTTCTCGCGCGCCAACCGGAGAATGGTCAGCAGGAAATTTCGTTCGCGCGCGGCGTAGACCCAGCTCGTTCTCAGTATCAGGTGCGGCGCGCCCGCGGCCCGGATCGCCCGTTCGCCGGCCAGCTTGGTCCGGCCGTAGACATTGACGGGGTTAGGCGCGTCGTCCTCGCGATACGGGCGGTTCAACGTGCCGTCGAACACGTAATCCGTGGAGTAGTGAATGATGGCCGCCTTCAGATGTCTCGCCTCCTCCGCCAGGATGCCGGGGGCAACGCCGTTGACGGCCATGGCCAGCTCGGGTTCGGATTCCGCCTTGTCCACGGCGGTATAGGCGGCAGCGTTGACGATAAGGTCTGGCCGCACTTCCCCGACGACTTTCCGGATGGAATCCGGGTCGGCCAGGTCCATTTCCCGGCGTCCAACAGCGACGACATCGCCCAGCGAGGCCAGCGTGCGTTGCAGTTCCCACCCGACTTGGCCGTTTTTCCCGGTAAGGAGGATTTTTCTCACTCGAACAGCTCCGCCTCGCGGAACGCCACGCCGGCCTTGTCCTTGACGGATAACTGCGGACCACCCGCCGCTGGCCATGAAATCGCGAGATCACGATCGTTCCAAACGATGGTGCGTTCGTACGGCGACGCCCAGTAATCAGTGGTCTTGTAAAGAACTTCGGCAAATTCAGACAGGACCAGAAAACCATGCGCGAACCCCGGCGGGATCCACGCCATGCGCCTGTTATCCGCCGACAGCAGCATGCTTACCCATTTCCCGAAAGTCGGCGAGCGCCGGCGGAGATCCACGGCGACGTCGAAGATCTCGCCGGCCACCGCCCGCACCAGCTTGCCTTGCGGCTGCCGGATCTGGTAATGCAGGCCGCGCAACACGTTCCGTACCGAGCGCGAGTGATTGTCCTGAACGAAATCTGCCGCAATGCCGACAGCCTGCATGACTTTTTTGTTGAAACTCTCGTAGAAAAATCCGCGCTCATCCGTGAAGACTTTTGGCTCCACGATCAGCACGTCCGGAATGGCGGTCAGCAAGACATTCATCAGAACACCCGCTCTTGCAGGACCCCAAGCAGATACTTGCCATAACCGTTGTTGCTCATGCGGCCGGCCAGTTTCTCCAGCTGACCGGCCGCGATATAGCCCATGCGGTAGGCGATTTCCTCGGGACAGGCGATCTTGAGTCCCTGCCGCTTCTCGATGGTTTCGATGAACAGTGACGCCTCCAGCAGGGATTCATGGGTGCCGGTATCCAGCCAGGCCATGCCCCGACCCATCACCATGACATCCAGTCGTCCCTGCTCGAGATAAATCCTGTTTACGTCGGTAATCTCCAGCTCCCCGCGCGCGGAGGGCTTGAGGGATTTGGCAACGGCTACCACCTGGTTGTCATAAAAATAGAGCCCGGTCACAGCATAGCGGGACTTGGGTTTTTTCGGTTTTTCCTCAATGGATACCGCTCTCCTCGCGGAATCGAATTCCACCACGCCATAACGTTCCGGATCCTGCACCGGATAGGCGAAGATAGTCGCCCCCGTCTGTTTCCGTACCGCATTTTTCAGGTCAGCAGTGAACTCATGCCCGTAAAAAATATTGTCGCCCAGCACCAATGCGCATGAACTATTGCCGATGAATGGCTCGGCGATAACGAATGCCTGCGCGATGCCTTCGGGCTTGGGCTGCACTGCGTAGGAAATATTCAGCCCCCATTCCGCACCATCCTTCAGCAGCTGCTCAAACCGGGGGATGTCCTGCGGGGTGGAGATAACCAGGAAATCCCGGATGCCCGCCAGCATCAGCGTGGACAGCGGATAATAAATCATCGGCTTGTCGTAAACCGGCAGCAATTGCTTGGAAACAGCCTGGGTCACCGGATACAACCGGGTTCCCGAGCCCCCCGCCAGAATAATGCCCTTCATGCCGTCCCCCGGCTGGTGTAATTGATGTCCAGCCATTTCTGGTATTCACCGCTGGCTACGTTTTCCACCCAATTCATATTGTCCAGATACCACTGAACCGTCTTTCGAATTCCGGTTTCGAAACTTTCCGACGGTTTCCATCCGAGTTCGCGCTCAATCTTGCGTGCGTCGATGGCATAACGCCGGTCGTGCCCGGGCCTGTCTTTGATGAAGGTGATGAGCGAGGCGTAATTCCCCATGGAGGAAGCGGGATGCATCTCATCAAGCAGGGAACAAATTGCGCGC
The DNA window shown above is from Sulfuricaulis limicola and carries:
- a CDS encoding bifunctional sulfate adenylyltransferase/adenylylsulfate kinase — protein: MDHLVTPYGGILQNLLADEKRAVLLKQESQEFPAITLSQRQLCDLELLMNGAFSPLRGFMDREAYESVLEKMRLPDGLLWSMPITLDVPDPVAEKLQAGGCLGLNDPEGFMLAVLRITDVWKPDKKREAQLVYGTGSLNHPGVRFLFEQVHGNYVGGQIEGIQLPMHHDFETLRDTPGELRHLFEKHGWHHVVAFNTSKPMHRLHRDITLGAAREAQANILLHPAVGMTKPGDLHYYARVHCYQAIRRHYPHNLAALSLLPMAVRMAGPREALLNAIVRQNYGCSHLIIGPEHAAPPEIRMGGERFYPRYAAQEIVAKHQHELGIRMIPIREMQYVPEDDQFLPVERIEREGRKGVVFTEKELSSHLAHDQEIPAWFSFPDVIAELRKVYPPRRQQGITLFFTGLSGSGKSTLAKILYAKFIELGGRPVTLLDGDVVRHNLSRELGFSKEHRDINVRRIGFVAGEITKNRGVAICAPIAPYKATRRAVRELIEQHGAFIEIYVATPLEICEKRDRKGLYAKARKGLIPEFTGISDPYEAPENPEIQIDTTNLTPAHAAQEIFLYLMKEGYLDGGENPVDSMNPRGSEESQRF
- the rfbC gene encoding dTDP-4-dehydrorhamnose 3,5-epimerase, with the protein product MNVLLTAIPDVLIVEPKVFTDERGFFYESFNKKVMQAVGIAADFVQDNHSRSVRNVLRGLHYQIRQPQGKLVRAVAGEIFDVAVDLRRRSPTFGKWVSMLLSADNRRMAWIPPGFAHGFLVLSEFAEVLYKTTDYWASPYERTIVWNDRDLAISWPAAGGPQLSVKDKAGVAFREAELFE
- the rfbD gene encoding dTDP-4-dehydrorhamnose reductase, whose product is MRKILLTGKNGQVGWELQRTLASLGDVVAVGRREMDLADPDSIRKVVGEVRPDLIVNAAAYTAVDKAESEPELAMAVNGVAPGILAEEARHLKAAIIHYSTDYVFDGTLNRPYREDDAPNPVNVYGRTKLAGERAIRAAGAPHLILRTSWVYAARERNFLLTILRLAREKNELRIVDDQIGAPTWARLLAEVTSQIVAQHFSSLCRQATSISDASGVYHAVPEGWTSWHGFAARILDGLPDQAMTARPKLVPIPTSGYPTPAKRPANSRLDGDKLRKTYDLAMPTWENSLALCLEEVGQIYFQHDSAWHV
- a CDS encoding oligosaccharide flippase family protein, which encodes MPKKILKNAGFNTISQVVNMAVSVLFVPAYIYFLGIDGFGIYSFLLLIFSWVTILQAGIDPAVIRMSAKYAAENNHAGINSLITASLGFQIVIASLLGLAIYLAVDNLALFVIKDEAGFLNEARDALYYSAINIIALMCRNVYVSLFMGLQRYGVSSVYESLFQITASLVSLLLLWLGYGIAGMIVARLILNLASLPILHFIVKRLVPSFHLGFDMSRELLREIYDFASWIVVGRINRLALNALPPIFINMYIGPSGIAYFNIASRIVSSLNNLLASSTTVMFPFVSELKALQETGRIKSLYLGANRVLSLISAPLYSFGVIYSWDILYVWLGADIANNCWLLMALFFVGYYLSSATMVPSTFALGMGKSKILAITGFAQTVLVLIFLPALIRAFDILGAGLNLVLFEAASVVMVIVITNRIIGASSFTFWIRDRLLMLLVTAAMFLVFVPLKNTTWGASSTRIETSAYLACVLLIGLSFYGFLVKHSSLVDQGTKDRLARLFRKNQQ
- a CDS encoding O-antigen ligase family protein produces the protein MNKISRIFSPYSLLIIGVFIEYFPAYFNKVKPSVNIGPVSLYIADISFIFLCIYVFFRFFARKNRLSSSGRHEGRGIQIIFALFIAFSFFKWLLQSNHDITSIRMLVKYATAYAFLFFIPMLVTRKADLRYLHHLLIIFLVYIFVLHIYAFATQGFSSHILTGGFLTMLSLLYFLAVSRNHVLASSSTAAFFVKALVIMTFIMVGHRSGFIGILLGLIALFFFNKTSAVKEATALMVVVVVGAGAAMILSPSLLPKLFERASTTFDSSQETYQLRYDQIFVITRIAMEENPVIGKPLQSEAIERKRVTRATGGTFSTRDELVIAPHNLLLEWLYYYGSIGLLLGLTLVFVAARFIKRFLAENKSDIQNYQIGVAVLCCMAHNLFFALSNVTVLSSFATFFLYFPLSILVAISRNKKNFSRQEPPILTAALQCQKRS